A region from the Variovorax sp. RKNM96 genome encodes:
- the tatB gene encoding Sec-independent protein translocase protein TatB: MLDLGIEKLALIGVVALIVIGPEKLPRVARTVGTLLGKAQRYVNDVKAEVNRSMELDELRKMKTTVEEAARDVEHNIHTGASEFEKQFSGSGETLSALAEPEAPVPEYKHPRKNWRLKQGATPNWYKARNGVRTKALSGAARVARFRPHKIN; this comes from the coding sequence GTGCTCGACCTCGGCATTGAGAAGCTGGCGCTGATCGGCGTCGTGGCGCTGATCGTCATCGGGCCGGAGAAGCTGCCGCGCGTGGCCCGCACGGTCGGCACCCTGCTCGGCAAGGCGCAGCGCTACGTGAACGACGTCAAGGCCGAAGTCAATCGCTCGATGGAGCTCGATGAACTCCGCAAGATGAAGACCACGGTGGAGGAGGCGGCCCGCGACGTCGAGCACAACATCCACACCGGTGCGAGCGAATTCGAAAAGCAGTTCTCCGGCTCCGGCGAAACGCTCTCGGCCCTGGCCGAACCCGAAGCCCCGGTGCCCGAATACAAGCACCCCCGCAAGAACTGGCGCCTGAAGCAGGGCGCCACGCCGAATTGGTACAAGGCGCGCAACGGCGTGCGCACCAAGGCGTTGTCGGGCGCGGCGCGGGTTGCCCGTTTCCGCCCGCACAAGATCAACTAG
- the tatC gene encoding twin-arginine translocase subunit TatC — protein MADSDDKNKDKEDELAGTEQPFVQHLVELRDRLLYCVYGLVIAGILLSIWPGPGGLIDLIAMPIRAHMPPDAKLIAIGVFSPFFVPLKVLMMTAVLLALPWLMYQAWMFVAPGLYSHEKRFALPLIFFGSLLAYSGIAFVQFFVLDKMFSFIQKFTPAAVAATPDISSYVEAILSLYIAFGVAFQVPIVVMLLVRFEMVTIEKLKSFRGYFIVVAFVVAAVLTPPDVVSQLALAVPMCLLYEVGIIGARYFAQGSKKPEEEENADSSASS, from the coding sequence ATGGCCGATTCCGACGACAAGAACAAAGACAAAGAAGACGAGCTGGCGGGCACCGAGCAGCCGTTCGTGCAGCACCTGGTCGAGCTTCGCGACCGGCTGCTCTACTGCGTCTACGGCCTGGTGATCGCGGGCATCCTGCTGTCCATCTGGCCCGGCCCGGGCGGGCTGATCGACCTGATCGCGATGCCGATCCGGGCGCACATGCCGCCGGACGCCAAGCTCATCGCCATCGGCGTGTTCTCGCCGTTCTTCGTGCCGCTCAAGGTGCTGATGATGACGGCCGTGCTGCTGGCGCTGCCGTGGCTCATGTACCAGGCCTGGATGTTCGTGGCGCCCGGCCTCTACAGCCACGAGAAGCGCTTTGCGCTGCCGCTGATCTTCTTCGGCAGCCTGCTGGCCTATTCGGGCATCGCGTTCGTGCAGTTCTTCGTGCTGGACAAGATGTTCAGCTTCATCCAGAAGTTCACGCCCGCCGCGGTGGCGGCCACGCCCGACATCTCGTCGTACGTCGAGGCCATCCTCTCGCTCTATATCGCGTTCGGCGTTGCCTTCCAGGTGCCGATCGTGGTGATGCTGCTCGTGCGCTTCGAGATGGTGACCATCGAGAAGCTGAAGTCCTTCCGCGGCTACTTCATCGTGGTGGCCTTCGTGGTGGCCGCGGTGCTGACGCCGCCTGACGTGGTCTCGCAGCTCGCGCTGGCGGTGCCGATGTGCCTGCTGTACGAGGTGGGCATCATCGGCGCACGCTACTTTGCGCAGGGCAGCAAGAAGCCAGAGGAAGAAGAAAACGCCGATTCCTCGGCGTCTTCCTGA
- a CDS encoding trypsin-like peptidase domain-containing protein, which translates to MKRTWLLFAQAVTVLLAAYFVVATLKPEWINKRSTSLGGVVSIVEAPAGNPAVLSPGSLSVPAKKASPAVVSINTSKAAQRHPRSNDPWFRFFFGDQADQPQVGLGSGVIVSTDGYILTNNHVVEGADEIEVTLNDSRHARGKVIGTDPDTDLAVLKIELDKLPVIVLGNSDELLVGDQVLAIGNPFGVGQTVTSGIVSALGRNQLGINNFENFIQTDAAINPGNSGGALIDVNGNLQGINTAIYSRSGGSMGIGFAIPVSMAKIVLEGIVKEGQVRRGWIGVEPNDLSPELAETFGVKADAGVIITGVLQNGPAAKAGIRPGDVITSVGEKKTDNVQALLTAVAGLKPGDTARFALQRGSDKMELDVTPGLRPKSPVRQVPNQQE; encoded by the coding sequence ATGAAACGCACCTGGCTGCTCTTTGCCCAAGCCGTGACCGTCCTGCTGGCGGCCTATTTCGTCGTCGCGACGCTCAAGCCCGAATGGATCAACAAGCGCTCGACCTCGCTCGGCGGCGTGGTCTCCATCGTCGAGGCGCCGGCCGGTAACCCCGCCGTCTTGTCGCCGGGCAGCCTCAGCGTGCCGGCCAAGAAGGCCTCGCCGGCGGTCGTGAGCATTAACACCAGCAAGGCGGCGCAGCGCCATCCGCGCAGCAACGACCCCTGGTTCCGCTTCTTCTTCGGCGACCAGGCCGACCAGCCCCAGGTGGGCCTGGGCAGCGGCGTGATCGTGAGCACCGACGGCTACATCCTCACCAACAACCACGTGGTCGAGGGCGCCGACGAGATCGAGGTCACCCTGAACGACAGCCGCCACGCGCGCGGCAAGGTGATCGGCACCGACCCCGACACCGACCTGGCCGTGCTCAAGATCGAGCTCGACAAGCTGCCGGTGATCGTTCTGGGCAACTCCGACGAACTGCTGGTGGGCGACCAGGTGCTGGCCATCGGCAACCCCTTCGGCGTGGGCCAGACCGTGACCAGCGGCATCGTCTCGGCGCTGGGCCGCAACCAGCTGGGCATCAACAATTTCGAGAACTTCATCCAGACCGATGCCGCCATCAACCCCGGCAACTCGGGCGGCGCGCTGATCGACGTCAACGGCAACCTGCAGGGCATCAACACCGCGATCTACTCGCGTTCGGGCGGCAGCATGGGCATCGGCTTCGCCATTCCGGTGTCGATGGCCAAGATCGTGCTGGAAGGCATCGTGAAGGAAGGCCAGGTACGCCGCGGCTGGATCGGCGTCGAGCCGAACGACCTCTCGCCCGAACTGGCCGAGACCTTCGGCGTGAAGGCGGATGCGGGCGTGATCATCACCGGCGTGCTGCAGAACGGCCCCGCCGCCAAGGCCGGCATCCGGCCGGGCGACGTGATCACCTCGGTGGGCGAGAAGAAGACCGACAACGTGCAGGCCCTGCTGACCGCCGTGGCGGGCTTGAAGCCCGGCGACACCGCGCGCTTTGCACTGCAGCGCGGCAGCGACAAGATGGAACTGGATGTGACCCCGGGCCTGCGCCCCAAGAGCCCGGTCCGGCAAGTGCCGAACCAGCAGGAATAA
- a CDS encoding MFS transporter, translating into MTSEATLPDGAQPQPTRTLDARDYKTLALSALGGTLEFYDFVIYVFFATVLGGLFFPADMPDWLRQLQTFGIFAAGYLARPVGGIVIAHFGDLLGRKRMFTLSIFLMAAPTLVIGLLPTYASIGVAAPLLLLAMRVLQGAAIGGEMPGAWVFVGEHVPAKRYGFGIGTLTSGITGGILLGSLVAVAINRHYSPEQVSDFAWRIPFILGGVFGLVSVYLRRFLHETPVFKELAGLKSVARELPLRTVLREHRLACVYVALQTWVLSAAIVVVVLYTPTYLQKVHHIPAALALEANALATLTLTIGCVIVGWASDRIGTRAVMLIGWGGLFATAYLFYTGLPGTPATLFWHYGLVGFFVGTIATVPIAGVRAFPAPVRFTGLSFAYNMSYAVFGGLTPVILTLWLQHDTMAPAHYVAALAALGFLLALLPLAARGHAMRDGVGGPGSATMSR; encoded by the coding sequence ATGACTTCAGAAGCAACCCTCCCGGACGGCGCCCAGCCGCAGCCGACCCGCACGCTCGACGCGCGCGACTACAAGACCCTCGCCCTCTCGGCCCTCGGCGGAACGCTGGAGTTCTACGACTTCGTCATTTACGTCTTCTTCGCCACGGTGCTGGGCGGGCTGTTCTTCCCCGCCGACATGCCCGACTGGCTGCGGCAGCTGCAGACCTTCGGCATCTTCGCGGCCGGCTACCTCGCCCGCCCTGTGGGCGGCATCGTCATCGCGCATTTCGGCGACCTCCTGGGCCGCAAGCGCATGTTCACGCTGTCGATCTTCCTGATGGCCGCGCCCACGCTGGTGATCGGGCTTTTGCCCACCTACGCGAGCATCGGCGTGGCGGCGCCCCTCCTGCTGCTGGCGATGCGCGTGCTGCAGGGCGCGGCCATCGGCGGCGAAATGCCCGGCGCCTGGGTGTTCGTCGGCGAGCACGTGCCGGCCAAGCGCTACGGTTTCGGCATCGGCACGCTGACCTCGGGCATCACCGGAGGCATCCTGCTGGGCTCGCTGGTCGCGGTGGCCATCAACCGCCATTACTCGCCCGAGCAGGTGAGCGATTTCGCCTGGCGCATTCCCTTCATCCTGGGCGGCGTGTTCGGGCTGGTATCGGTGTACCTGCGCCGCTTCCTGCACGAGACGCCGGTCTTCAAGGAACTGGCCGGGCTGAAGTCTGTCGCCCGCGAGTTGCCGCTGCGCACCGTGCTGCGCGAGCATCGGCTGGCTTGCGTGTACGTCGCGCTGCAGACCTGGGTGCTGTCGGCCGCGATCGTGGTGGTGGTGCTCTATACGCCCACCTACCTGCAGAAGGTGCACCACATTCCGGCCGCGCTGGCGCTCGAAGCCAATGCGCTCGCTACGCTGACCCTGACCATCGGCTGCGTGATCGTCGGCTGGGCCAGCGACCGCATCGGCACGCGCGCGGTCATGCTGATTGGCTGGGGCGGCCTGTTCGCCACGGCCTACCTGTTCTACACGGGGCTGCCCGGCACGCCGGCGACGCTGTTCTGGCACTACGGGCTGGTAGGCTTCTTCGTGGGCACCATCGCCACGGTGCCGATCGCGGGCGTGCGCGCCTTCCCGGCGCCGGTGCGCTTCACCGGCCTTTCGTTCGCCTACAACATGTCGTACGCGGTCTTCGGCGGGCTCACGCCGGTGATCCTCACGCTCTGGCTGCAGCACGACACGATGGCACCGGCGCACTACGTCGCGGCACTCGCAGCACTGGGTTTCCTGCTGGCCCTGTTGCCACTGGCCGCGCGCGGCCATGCCATGCGCGATGGCGTCGGGGGCCCGGGCAGCGCGACAATGTCGCGATGA
- a CDS encoding Nif3-like dinuclear metal center hexameric protein has translation MSTTRHELLHAFDLLLAPGRFKDYGPNGLQVEGRTVVRKIVSGVTASRALIEAAIHAEADAIFVHHGLFWRGQDGCVTGWMKQRLGLLLGDDVNLFAYHLPLDAHPELGNNAQLGLQLGLVAHAGSGGRFGEQELGFLGARENGEHFASAKALASHVEKVLKRPVTLLDTAHRPIKNIAWCTGGAQGYFEAAIAAGADAFITGEISEPQAHYAREMGVAFLACGHHATERYGAQAVAAHVAAQLGLKHEFIDIDNPA, from the coding sequence ATGAGCACCACACGCCACGAACTGCTCCACGCATTCGACCTGTTGCTGGCCCCCGGGCGCTTCAAGGACTACGGACCCAACGGCCTGCAGGTCGAAGGGCGCACCGTGGTCCGCAAGATCGTCTCGGGCGTGACCGCCAGCCGCGCGCTGATCGAGGCCGCGATCCACGCCGAGGCCGATGCCATCTTCGTCCACCATGGCCTGTTCTGGCGCGGCCAGGACGGCTGTGTCACCGGCTGGATGAAGCAGCGGCTGGGCCTCCTGCTCGGCGACGACGTCAATCTCTTCGCGTACCACCTGCCGCTCGATGCGCATCCGGAACTGGGCAACAACGCCCAGCTCGGGTTGCAGCTGGGGCTCGTGGCGCATGCGGGTTCGGGCGGGCGGTTCGGGGAGCAGGAGCTCGGCTTCCTCGGTGCGCGAGAGAACGGCGAGCACTTCGCCAGCGCCAAGGCCCTCGCCTCTCATGTCGAGAAGGTGCTCAAGCGCCCCGTGACCCTGCTCGATACCGCGCACCGTCCCATCAAGAATATCGCCTGGTGCACCGGTGGCGCCCAGGGCTACTTCGAGGCCGCCATCGCGGCCGGCGCGGATGCCTTCATCACCGGCGAGATCTCGGAGCCCCAGGCCCACTACGCGCGCGAGATGGGCGTGGCTTTCCTGGCCTGCGGGCACCACGCGACCGAGCGCTATGGTGCTCAGGCCGTGGCCGCGCATGTGGCGGCGCAGCTCGGGCTGAAGCACGAGTTCATCGACATCGACAATCCTGCATGA
- the pdxA gene encoding 4-hydroxythreonine-4-phosphate dehydrogenase PdxA — protein MSGAIAITLGDPAGIGPEIIAKAFRDAPDATRGAFVAGDVATLRRASQALAGPGQPAWPVAEIETVAEAAGVPPGCIPVLQVIAPPANIVMGQISAEAGRAAGDCVVWAARAALRGEIAAIVTAPLHKEALAAAGFPYPGHTELLQTEAAAHLGRSVADVPVRMMLANDELRTVLVSIHMSLRDAIEAVHFEGVLQTLRITHRALSHALGRAPRIGVAGLNPHAGEGGLFGSEEREIITPAIAAARAEGIDANGPHAPDTVFMRARAKHGVVDSGEFDVVIAMYHDQGLIPVKYLGVEKGVNVTLGLPLVRTSPDHGTAFDIAGTGLADASSLVEALRMARTLGSP, from the coding sequence ATGAGCGGAGCCATCGCCATCACTTTGGGCGATCCCGCGGGCATTGGCCCCGAGATCATCGCCAAGGCCTTCCGCGATGCGCCGGACGCGACCCGTGGCGCTTTCGTGGCCGGCGACGTGGCCACGCTGCGGCGTGCCTCGCAAGCGCTGGCCGGACCGGGCCAACCGGCATGGCCCGTGGCGGAGATCGAGACCGTGGCCGAAGCCGCCGGCGTTCCGCCCGGCTGCATCCCGGTGCTGCAGGTCATCGCACCGCCAGCGAACATCGTGATGGGCCAGATCAGCGCCGAGGCCGGCCGCGCGGCGGGCGATTGCGTGGTCTGGGCTGCGCGCGCGGCGCTGCGCGGCGAAATCGCCGCCATCGTGACCGCGCCGCTGCACAAGGAGGCGCTGGCCGCGGCTGGCTTCCCATACCCCGGCCACACCGAACTCCTGCAGACCGAGGCGGCCGCGCACCTGGGCCGCAGCGTCGCCGACGTGCCGGTGCGCATGATGCTGGCCAACGACGAACTGCGCACCGTGCTCGTGAGCATCCACATGTCGCTGCGCGATGCCATCGAGGCGGTGCATTTCGAGGGCGTGCTGCAGACGCTGCGTATCACGCACCGCGCGCTGTCCCATGCGCTGGGCCGCGCGCCGCGCATCGGCGTCGCGGGCCTCAATCCGCATGCGGGCGAGGGCGGCCTGTTCGGTTCGGAAGAGCGCGAAATCATCACGCCGGCCATTGCGGCCGCGCGCGCCGAAGGCATCGACGCCAACGGGCCGCATGCACCCGACACCGTGTTCATGCGCGCGCGCGCCAAGCATGGCGTGGTCGACAGCGGCGAGTTCGACGTGGTGATCGCGATGTACCACGACCAGGGCCTGATCCCGGTCAAGTACCTCGGGGTGGAGAAGGGCGTGAATGTGACGCTGGGGCTGCCGCTGGTGCGAACCAGCCCCGATCACGGCACCGCGTTCGATATCGCGGGCACCGGCCTGGCCGATGCGTCGAGCCTCGTCGAGGCGCTTCGCATGGCAAGGACGCTGGGCAGTCCTTAG
- the mscL gene encoding large conductance mechanosensitive channel protein MscL — protein MSILSEFKEFAVKGNVIDLAVGVIIGAAFGKIVDSLVADIIMPLVGLVFGKLDFSNLYVVLGTAPAGVANTLADLKKAGVPVLAYGSFITVAVNFVILAFIIFIMVKQINKLRKTEEAAPAAPAATPEDITLLREIRDSLKRP, from the coding sequence ATGAGCATCCTCAGTGAATTCAAGGAATTTGCCGTCAAGGGCAACGTCATCGACCTCGCGGTCGGCGTGATCATCGGCGCGGCGTTCGGCAAGATCGTCGACTCGTTGGTCGCCGACATCATCATGCCGCTGGTGGGCCTGGTGTTCGGCAAGCTCGATTTCTCGAACCTCTACGTGGTGCTGGGCACCGCACCCGCCGGCGTGGCGAACACGCTGGCCGACCTGAAGAAAGCCGGCGTGCCGGTGCTGGCCTACGGCAGCTTCATCACCGTGGCCGTCAACTTCGTGATCCTGGCGTTCATCATCTTCATCATGGTCAAGCAGATCAACAAGCTGCGGAAGACCGAAGAGGCGGCGCCTGCTGCACCCGCTGCAACGCCGGAAGACATCACCCTGCTGCGCGAGATCCGCGACAGCCTCAAGCGTCCCTAA
- a CDS encoding tetratricopeptide repeat protein, with protein MTTSPIAPALATFEENAKADAPALLEQGLGLHRQGRLAEALQVYQSLLSRFPGHADALHLTGEALYRQGRPRLALNHVNQAIAQSPHHFYFNTRATIFMHLGLLVEAQQDLRRAIKAFANYPEAYINLSAVYRQQKKFRQAREAAADATRLAPQAPAAWNNAGAIDMEQDRFDEAVLHFQQALKLDANYTAAHKNIGKIRAHQKDWTGALASLELAAADPRDLEASYLLSRALLSAGRTEDAIAPMQHAMRNWPAEERHKALSDPESVAALYGVCGALEGVSMRFAESAELYKLALDSLPEHELLLNNLGTVNFRLGHFDTAIEVLKKALEVHPKQVLARCNLGVTYVMAGQSEAAIAEFEQCLRDDPEFMPAMVWMLGEKAHIADWSGVPELREKIATLLDTPGNDQTVSSFILMSNYDDARRLMAWTQRSAALADRNAGIKPFPDAGAPRTSPRIRVGYYSFDFRNHPVAHLTAELFARHDRKDFEVFAYSYGPDDAHPTRARIAASVEHFVDMQGQSIQQMAERIREDEVDILIDLSGDTRGAKPQVMAYHAAPAQLMWLGYMGTSGTPNYDYLVSDNFLSPPGTEDCYSEKLMRLPETFQVIDSQRPTHPQKATRADHGLPEDAFVLCNFSQSFKIQPETFAAWARIVRRIPNAVLWLAQGPNGFETNLRAQWEAAGLPAERLIVSPRMPIDGHLARIGLADLFIDTFPYSSGATANDVLWAGVPLLALTGTTMVSRMAGSLLGAIGLPELVATTHDEYVEKAVHYASHPGELAVLRGRLAEAKDARRGYFDTPRFVRHLEDGLRLIAARSREGLPPEHVGVALRPLEK; from the coding sequence ATGACCACCTCCCCCATCGCGCCAGCGCTCGCCACTTTCGAGGAAAACGCCAAGGCCGATGCCCCAGCCCTGCTGGAGCAAGGCCTTGGGCTGCATCGACAGGGCCGGCTCGCGGAAGCACTGCAGGTCTACCAGTCCCTGCTCTCCCGATTTCCCGGTCATGCCGATGCGCTGCACCTGACGGGCGAAGCGCTGTACCGGCAAGGCCGGCCCCGGTTGGCGCTCAATCATGTGAACCAGGCGATCGCGCAATCGCCGCATCACTTCTATTTCAATACCCGCGCGACGATCTTCATGCACCTGGGCTTGCTGGTCGAAGCGCAGCAGGACCTGCGCCGCGCGATCAAGGCGTTTGCGAACTACCCCGAGGCGTACATCAATCTTTCGGCGGTCTACCGCCAGCAGAAGAAATTCAGGCAGGCACGCGAGGCCGCGGCCGACGCCACGCGCCTCGCACCACAGGCGCCCGCGGCATGGAACAACGCCGGCGCGATCGACATGGAACAGGACCGCTTCGACGAAGCCGTCCTTCACTTCCAGCAGGCCCTGAAGCTCGACGCGAACTACACCGCCGCCCACAAGAACATCGGCAAGATCCGCGCGCACCAGAAGGATTGGACAGGCGCCCTCGCCTCGCTCGAACTGGCGGCGGCCGACCCGCGTGACCTCGAGGCCTCGTACCTGCTCTCGCGCGCGCTGCTCAGCGCCGGCCGCACCGAGGACGCCATCGCGCCCATGCAACACGCCATGCGCAACTGGCCGGCCGAGGAGCGCCACAAGGCGCTGTCCGACCCCGAAAGCGTGGCGGCGCTTTATGGCGTCTGCGGTGCGCTCGAGGGCGTGTCGATGCGCTTTGCGGAATCGGCTGAGCTCTACAAGCTCGCACTCGACAGTCTTCCGGAGCACGAGCTGCTGCTGAACAACCTGGGCACGGTGAATTTCCGGCTCGGCCATTTCGACACCGCCATCGAGGTGCTCAAGAAGGCGCTGGAAGTGCATCCGAAACAGGTGCTTGCACGCTGCAACCTGGGCGTGACCTATGTGATGGCCGGCCAGTCGGAGGCGGCCATTGCGGAGTTCGAGCAGTGCCTTCGCGACGATCCGGAATTCATGCCCGCCATGGTGTGGATGCTGGGCGAAAAGGCCCACATCGCCGACTGGAGCGGCGTGCCCGAACTGCGCGAAAAAATCGCCACGCTGCTGGACACCCCGGGCAACGACCAGACGGTGTCGTCGTTCATCCTGATGTCCAACTACGACGACGCGCGGCGCCTCATGGCCTGGACGCAACGCTCCGCTGCGCTGGCCGACAGGAACGCGGGCATCAAGCCGTTTCCGGATGCGGGTGCGCCGCGCACGTCGCCGCGCATCCGCGTGGGCTACTACTCGTTCGACTTCCGCAACCATCCGGTCGCACATCTCACAGCCGAACTGTTCGCCCGGCACGACCGCAAGGATTTCGAGGTGTTCGCGTACTCGTACGGACCCGACGACGCCCACCCGACGCGCGCGCGCATCGCCGCATCGGTGGAGCATTTCGTGGACATGCAAGGCCAGTCGATCCAACAGATGGCCGAGCGCATCCGCGAGGACGAAGTCGACATCCTCATCGATCTCTCGGGCGACACGCGCGGCGCAAAGCCGCAGGTGATGGCCTACCACGCTGCGCCGGCGCAGCTCATGTGGCTGGGCTACATGGGCACCAGCGGCACGCCGAACTACGACTACCTTGTCTCCGACAACTTCCTCTCGCCGCCGGGCACGGAAGACTGCTATTCCGAAAAGCTGATGCGCCTGCCCGAGACCTTCCAGGTCATCGACTCGCAGCGTCCCACCCATCCGCAGAAGGCCACGCGCGCCGACCACGGGCTGCCCGAGGACGCATTCGTGCTGTGCAATTTCTCGCAGTCCTTCAAGATCCAGCCGGAGACTTTCGCGGCCTGGGCACGCATCGTTCGACGCATTCCGAACGCGGTCCTCTGGCTGGCGCAGGGGCCGAACGGCTTCGAGACGAACCTGCGTGCGCAGTGGGAGGCGGCCGGCCTGCCGGCGGAGCGCCTCATCGTTTCGCCGCGCATGCCGATCGACGGGCACCTGGCGCGCATCGGGCTGGCCGACCTGTTCATCGACACCTTTCCCTACAGCAGCGGAGCCACCGCGAACGACGTGCTGTGGGCTGGCGTGCCGCTGCTCGCACTCACGGGCACGACGATGGTCTCTCGCATGGCGGGCAGCCTGCTGGGTGCCATCGGGTTGCCGGAGCTGGTGGCGACGACACACGACGAATACGTCGAGAAGGCCGTGCACTACGCCTCGCATCCGGGCGAACTGGCCGTACTGCGCGGGCGGCTTGCGGAAGCGAAGGACGCGCGCCGCGGCTACTTCGACACGCCGCGCTTCGTGCGGCACCTGGAGGACGGCTTGCGGCTGATCGCCGCGCGCAGTCGTGAAGGTTTGCCGCCGGAGCACGTCGGGGTTGCGCTGCGCCCTCTGGAGAAGTGA
- a CDS encoding YadA-like family protein, with the protein MTLPVAYAQVAVGGVNVVVDPPGLGILNITSGNNGVLTSADGISTPNLTATSLTASSVSAGTVTATSISSASISAANGTLGTLSANNVTTGNLSSGNGTIQSLTSTNILATGVTATNILGTNVDATNINTTNITAGNGSISSLTSTNVSTSNLTASNGTINTLSATNVSTTNLTANNGTINTLSATDVSTTNLTANSGTINTLSATDVSTTNLTANSGTINTLSATDVSTTNLTANNGTINTLSATDVSTTNLTANSGTINTLSATDVSTTNLTANSGTINTLSATDVSTTNLTANNGTINTLSATDVSTTNLTANNGTINTLSATDVSTTNLTANSGTINTLSATDVSTTNLTASSGTINTLSATNVSTTNLTASSGTINTLSATNVSTTNLTANSGTINTLSATNVSTTNLTASRATINTISATNVSTTNLSAASATINALTANTVAATTVNATTVNANTGNFQTLTAANGNITVLNTQTGNITTINAVTGNVTTLNAGTVNVTGNVTAGGTIAAGNGMVANGRVQNVAPGILPTDAANMSQLNQVRSEVQDMRKTSSTGAAIALAAASVPALEAGKSFGIGVGVGSYDGRSAVAAAASFRLNESAQIKVNFGSGNNGKVGGGIGASWSW; encoded by the coding sequence ATGACGTTGCCGGTTGCATACGCGCAAGTGGCCGTCGGGGGCGTCAACGTCGTTGTCGACCCTCCTGGTCTCGGCATCCTCAACATCACGAGCGGCAACAACGGCGTTTTGACCTCCGCCGACGGTATTTCCACGCCCAACCTGACGGCCACCAGCCTGACCGCATCGAGCGTCAGCGCCGGCACCGTGACCGCAACCAGCATCAGTTCGGCCAGCATTTCCGCCGCCAACGGAACACTCGGCACGCTGAGCGCAAACAACGTGACCACCGGCAACCTGTCGTCGGGCAACGGCACGATCCAGTCGTTGACGTCGACCAACATCCTCGCCACCGGCGTGACCGCCACGAACATCCTCGGCACGAACGTCGATGCCACGAACATCAACACGACGAACATCACGGCGGGCAACGGCAGCATCTCGTCGCTCACTTCGACCAACGTCAGCACGAGCAACCTCACGGCGTCCAATGGCACGATCAACACGCTGAGTGCGACCAATGTCAGCACCACGAATCTGACGGCCAACAACGGCACGATCAACACCCTGAGCGCCACCGACGTCAGCACCACCAACCTGACGGCCAACAGCGGCACGATCAACACGCTGAGCGCCACCGACGTCAGCACCACGAATCTGACAGCCAACAGCGGCACGATCAACACCCTGAGTGCCACCGATGTCAGCACCACCAACCTGACGGCCAACAACGGCACGATCAACACCCTGAGTGCCACCGACGTCAGCACCACCAACCTGACAGCCAACAGCGGCACGATCAACACCCTGAGCGCCACCGACGTCAGCACCACCAACCTGACGGCCAACAGCGGCACGATCAACACGCTGAGTGCCACCGACGTCAGCACCACCAACCTGACAGCCAACAACGGCACGATCAACACCCTGAGTGCCACCGACGTCAGCACCACCAACCTGACAGCCAACAACGGCACGATCAACACGTTGAGCGCCACCGACGTCAGCACCACCAACCTGACGGCCAACAGCGGCACGATCAACACGCTGAGCGCCACCGACGTCAGCACTACCAATCTGACAGCCAGCAGCGGCACGATCAATACGTTGAGCGCCACCAACGTCAGCACCACGAACCTGACAGCCAGCAGCGGCACGATCAACACGCTGAGCGCAACCAACGTCAGCACCACCAACCTGACAGCCAACAGCGGCACGATCAACACGCTGAGCGCAACCAATGTGAGCACGACGAACCTGACGGCAAGCCGCGCCACGATCAACACGATCAGTGCCACCAACGTCAGCACCACCAACCTGTCGGCAGCCAGTGCAACCATCAATGCACTGACCGCCAACACGGTGGCCGCGACCACGGTGAACGCCACCACCGTGAATGCCAACACCGGCAACTTCCAGACGCTGACGGCGGCGAACGGCAACATCACGGTGCTGAACACCCAGACCGGCAACATCACGACGATCAACGCGGTGACCGGCAATGTCACCACCTTGAATGCAGGCACGGTGAACGTCACCGGCAACGTGACGGCCGGCGGCACGATCGCCGCGGGCAACGGCATGGTCGCCAATGGCCGCGTGCAGAACGTGGCACCCGGCATCCTGCCGACGGACGCAGCCAACATGTCGCAGTTGAACCAGGTTCGCAGCGAAGTGCAGGACATGCGCAAGACCAGCAGCACCGGTGCTGCCATCGCCTTGGCTGCCGCCTCGGTGCCGGCGCTCGAAGCGGGAAAGAGCTTCGGCATCGGCGTGGGCGTGGGCTCCTACGACGGACGCTCGGCGGTCGCAGCGGCCGCGAGTTTCCGACTGAACGAGTCGGCCCAGATCAAGGTGAATTTCGGCAGCGGTAACAACGGCAAGGTCGGCGGCGGCATCGGCGCCTCCTGGTCCTGGTAA